A stretch of DNA from Montipora capricornis isolate CH-2021 chromosome 1, ASM3666992v2, whole genome shotgun sequence:
CCCATGAAAGATTGCCAACTGGTTTGAAAATACTGGAAAGGAAAGTAATCATCTGTGAGGTTAAAGACAAAATCACATCACTGAGCAAAAACAACACTGCTTTGTTTATTAAGGTAGATTGACTAGTGAGTGTAATCTGATGCACATACTTGTCTCTAATGAATTCCATACAATTTCTTTCCTCTTCTGTTAACGTTTCACTGACAGCATCAATATTCTTCTGAAGATTCTGAATACTTGCAGTGCTGACTAAAGTGGTTGGAATGTCTTCCATCCCCAACGTAAAATGAAGAGCAAGTTTGGAGATGTCGACACCTTGTTTCTTGGGAAAAAATGAGAAATACCAGATTAAATTAAAACAGTCCTCACACAGCTCAGGTGAAAGTCTTACTGGCATGTTTAAAGAGGCATGTCAAAGACTTGCTTGCTTAAAGAATGCAATGGGTGTataattgaactacaacatattcacggctgaattaatatgcagcaagggagtttcaggctttcagacttttaaacttgtgttttgcatataaaatCAGCTGCACTAACACACTGAGATTTTAAGCAAGAGAGTATTAATtacatcacttttccctagatccaaccctctgactACCAATCGGGTCAGTTTCAAACTTGATggtggaccatgaaatccacaacttacactcaaagtaaacagcttttggacaaaaatcaaaacttgaaattttgccAGAACTAAGCAAACACATTTCGAAGAACATCATATCATGTCCTTTGCTGCTAAGAAAAGTTCTCATtcaaggaaaataaaattgacAAATAAATCAAACACTTAACTGATATTTATTTACAAGCGAACCTGCAGTCTAGTATGACAAAAAGTGAAGGCAAATAAAGCTTTCAATCCTGAGAGTGAGAATTCTAtttttcactctgtctaacaccatgCAGATGagtttactcatcaatgggggctGCACTTCCGGGATGAATGGCTCAAAGAGATATATTTAccattgttatatacctagactttcgcgcaacaaaatgaacactgtgattggttgattctttgtcatgtggccctgatcaaattcaaatgtatcctgaccaggatacaattccgcagttgttgcccgctctgGATGtttgttgcaggaaaagtctaaatatataacaaagcacttaatttCTGGTCCCTCCGGAAACTAGTTAGTtcgttttccctcgagtcctgatgtttccttGGGACCATACATATGCATTaagtgtataattattattcccccTAAACTCTAATAACTGAACCCACCTCATGGAATAATAGAGTTTGTACAActtgcagttattgaaagctaccagggtaactgttttaaaactggTGTCAACATGCATGCAGGTCAACATAAGTGACTCACATGACTCGCTGGCTTGCAGTTTGTCAAGACCCGGAATAATATTAAGACAAATTTAATGAACCCTTCTGTTACTGGttataatttttcactgtgtatTTTTATTCTATTAATTAATCAACTTCACAAACCTGACAATAATCAGCAGCTTCTTTGCACTTACTGCGTACCATTTCCCCAGCTGGATGCCATGCAGGAGGCCCACGACTGGACAGTAATCCCATTGATATTGGAGAGGCATTCACTACTCCTATTCCACGCTCCTTAAAAAAAGCAGCATACATGGTACAATAGATTCCAACTATCTAGTTTCAGGCAAACAATGAATTGTTCCAAGTGTTCAACAGTGTATTTGAAAATCACTGACGGCCTTAATGTAAAACAGTTATAATACTAGCTACTGATATGAAATTTTCACCTTGAAAAATTCCTTGTAATCCAGTAATTCTGTGTCATGCAAACAACAGCGGCAATAACTTAACACAGTGTCAATCCTAACTGTACTTCTCTCCACAACTGTCCTGTAAGATTTGATTAAACATAATATACTTACTAGACAACCTGAAAATTCTATATCATTCAAAGGCAAGAAGGAACATAAAAACTGGATCTGTGAAGTGCAAATCACACTTGAGTTCCAAGCAATTTCCCTTATCCCCCTGACACTGGacatatacaaaacatggatcCCAGGACCaaggactacccctgtggaccacccctcattctGTAAATTGATACATTTTACAAGCACAAAAATCTTTTGATGAAAgaaagaagtgatcctcacacttatctggtCAATTTAGATAGGAACCCATGACTAAGAgtgaacaactcccatactaagcctatgtcgCAGCATTTTGACAAACCAATCTacttttagactaccttttctgcaaaaaaacaaaaacagttgtTTCAGTGACATTATGACTTTCTTGTGATTGCATGGTTACcaggctcctgcgggagtctcacTCACGACAAAATCAAACCAAAAGTTAAAGTCATGGTCTGTGAAATAGCCATGAGAGAAATATAGGGCAGTTTTTCACTCCTagttatagaccactttcataaatggcaatcacctttacatgtacattcttttgtatttacatTTAACTAGACCTAatgccctcattttaaaacaatacGTTCTTTCAATAATGTTATAATTTTATTTGCTTGTCATAGCAAGACTAGAAGgtattattagcattaaaacaagaATATAAATCTGGCCACCATAATGGCAAACGAGGTCTATGGGCTACACCAATGATTTAAGCAATCGTCTCATTTTGACACAATATATACCACTTAATGGTGGCCAAAAGGGAATTCGTagataacccgcacttcaaatatacattcatttcattaatcaagtccttcacaagaaaaaatgagcccaacaaactgacctgctcCCAGTTGGTAGATCATTGCACCAACATTGCaggggtcatgggtttgaatggGTTTGGAGCCACCTAAATTTTCCTGGTGTCTGTAAGACACAATTGCATAAAACATTGTCCAGTTAAGGgtaaggatcacttctctctttcatcaaaatatttttctgcTTGAAAACccacaaaatgaggggtggaaGTCCATGGACAgtgtccacaggggtggtccatggaccttgGGTCCATGTTATGTATACTGTACGTCTCCTCTAAACTAGCAACTGCAGTTCCTGTCTTCTCTTAACACATTAAGCTGTGTCTGGATTTTGTGACTTCCAATTGAGTCTCAAGGGTtaccaactacatgtacaaggtTGTTTTAGCATGTGCTCAATCAAGAGATTAGCAAAACTGCAAGTGCTCTGTGCAGGCAAAGGCATGCTGGCAAGGGAAAGTGTGAGAAATTACATTTGAGAGACTCCATGGATGTCTTAAGCTTCTGGAACCTCTACTACAACAAGCCTTAGTTTGGTGGTTGACCGTAATTTGGTCGTTTAGTTCATGCAAGGGTTGTAAATGCTAGTTTTATTTGCTGATTATTCTGTGCAATCGGACCAGTCCGTCCGAGCCTTTAGGTCACGTGATTTGATCGAGGTTCATTCCAGTTTAGGTCAAACCTCGGCGCTACACGTTTTTGTTGACTAAGTTGTTATTTGCCCCGTTTATGGTCAAAGGAACACTAATCGGACTGTCATTGTCCAGGAATTTACGGAAAATCTAAGGGATTGAACATTACAAACACTCGTGAATCAAGGTTACGGTAAACACGAATTTTCGTATTGTAAAGAGGACAGTGTCGAGCGTTTCCCACGTTGATCTAAACGAACCAACAAAAGATTTACAGCTGTTACAAGAGAGACTAATTCTTCTCTGGCTGAAACCTTTTTAGGTGATTCAGATGTGGGAACATAAATGGGCTGAGTTTCACATCAAGAgcatggaagctctccttgctTTCTCTGATGTTCTTTTCCTGCTGCTTGATCATAATAAGGTCAACAACATTCTGTACAGCATTTGCACAGTTCTTGCTAAGTGCAACTTGAAAGGCTTGACAATGTCTTCATTTTATATAAGAGGGACCTCAGGTGGTACTGGAGGCTCACTGGGGAGGTTGCTTAGGAGGAGGACAATGCCAAGAAGGCCAGTAACATGGAACATTTCCTTTTGCTAGTCAGCAATGTTGTGATCCGGTTCTGGCATAGTTAAAGTTGTGTGTTTTTGGTTACTTGCTCAGCGGCGAAGGCACTTCTTAACCAATTTGTAAGGCAACTTTAGAGGTCACAAGACActaattttctttaattaatataAGGGCAGATATGTCATTATACTACATGTACTGTTACTGGAGGAATTAATTTTCTAGAAATTCACCAAACTACAGTGATGTACCTCCCCTGAGATTCCATACTTATTTTATGGGATGCATCTAGAACTGCTGCATTGAgtatacattttcaaaaaaggaaatgagTACCTCCATTACCAAAGGGTATTCAAAAGGTCATTGTTAATCTGCAGATTGCAGATTTCCACCTACATTGGTCTACTTTTTTTTGTGCAAGATATTGTTTTTTTAGGACGAAAGGCAGAGAATAGTTAGCAACACACTGGGTGacagaaagacaaaaaaatataacTATGACACTCACTGAAAGTTTACTAATGGATATCCTGTGATtccaataaatttcacttttcCCTTGTCTTTCATCTAAAATTAATAAAGGGAATCAAATTTTCACAAACCTTATACACCTTTGTGTGTGCTACATATatgtacaaaacaaaactaacCATGGTGAACTTGTTGGTACAACAAAAGGGAGAAGTGATGTATGTCTTTGAAGGGCGGgttataggccacttcggaaaataccatacataatactctttgtttgtccccccaaattttgcataagcattgtttttgttttctcttgggaccattgtaagttccaagagaaactggaaagaaTGCTTGGAGGATAttttcgaagtggcctatagcACATGagcccaactgagtggcttcatagctaagGTCGCTAAAATACTGCAATGGCATTGATGCCCATTGAAGccacatgaatttttcaggattcTATTAGAGTCCAAATAAGTGCGACGATCATTTTGCCCTTTCatcctgcacttcaaatatatactggtacatttacattttatttcattgttgcTGCCACTTTTGACAAGGGGCTACAGAAATATATACTTTATACAGAGGCAGAATTTTTTCCCTATACACTACATTGTGAAAcgagagctccgcttttaggcttggctaaatctatatatttattaattatATTAGAACTTCCTCACACCTTTAAGTTCTGATTGATGCAAGGCAAGACAACATTCTGTTTGGCTGGATAGGTGCAGTAGCATATTGTTTCATATTTTATTCTCCATGAACCCCTTCCAGATAATTCGGCAAGGCTGCCTTAACTGCAGGCTAAAACtgactacatgtacatcacaGAGTGACATCCTCTTTTCCAACACACTGAGTGTAGTTTCTTTAACATTCCACCTGTAGAGTTGACCTCATAGTCCTAATTCAAGAAGGTATGAATTCTCTCCACATAGTTTGCCACTAACTTTAAACCTCGAATGGACATAAACCTGCTTAGGGATTGCCTTAACCAGGATGAATTTGCAGCAGCCGTTAGAGTTTTATCGCATGAAGAAAAATATTGTAATGTGTTATCTTCTTAACGATTTTTCACTTCTCCTGGAAGGCCCCAAAGTTCATTTACCTGCACTCAAAACACATTAATTTTTGCACGGGACATTGACTTTTCACCCAATTCTCCAATATTTTGCACCAGAAAGGAAGAGTTCACCTTTGTTAGACCAATAGGAAACTGCACAACAATGCGTGTTTGCTGGTCGAAAGTCTTTTCATTTATCTCATGTAGCGcaaattcccaaaaaaaaacaacagtgtatttcccCATGTTCCCGTTTTACTAGGCCTTGATCTTCTCACAAAGTTAACTAGCGTGCATCTGTAATTCAGCGAGTCACCAACACATCACCATTTTTAAGAGACACTGTATTAGAAAAAATAGCCATTTTAGAGGCAAATGTGCATGGTGACCTTGTCaatgcactgagaaaaaaatttcTTGCGAAATCTAATTAATATAGTGGTGACTCGTGCACACTAACACAATGTCGtcgttttcttcttttgttggttttattgTCTAGCGAAATTAGACTAGAAAAAATGTTAAGCGATATCTAATTAGCCTGCAATGGCCTTGTTATGAAAAAACAGTCAGTATAAACCGTCTAATACTGTAAGGTTTTCAAACTGCGTGTCACCATTTTGGTAAAGTTGCTCACGCGCTGAACTAATGTAAACAAGTTTTATATCACATGTCATAAGTTTCACTCCTTGTGCGAAATTCGTATTTTTGATAGTTactatatttttgttttctctgcatTTCTATGTCTCTTCCCAACAGAAATTGTTGAAGAGTGTTATAAATTAAACACTTTACTAAcataaaaagtattcttttaaattttctgacGTTTTTACTCGCATAATAAACCTGGGCCGGGTATTACATAATTTATATATGCAAACTAATTTTAAGCCATAACAATATTTGACAGTTGGCGATACATCATCATTTTATATAAAATACCACACCAGTTAGTATTTTATACGACCTCCTGAAGGAAACTACATCAAGGCAAAAGGCAATATCCTTCGTCCATATATATTCAGTGTGACGCTGAACTAGCTAACGTCATCAACGCTGTGTTCTTAGAACCCACGAAGCATTACCAACCCCTAGTTGCTGTCCCTACAGAGGTGGAGGACTCCGAAGTGCCTTTAGTCACGGAATTTCTTGTTCTATCCGCTCTAACCAATCTAAACCCGCGTAAGGCAGCTGGACCTGGCGACATCGGCAACTGGCTTTTGAGGGAATATGCAGAGATCCTCGTACAGCCTATCACATCTATACTGAACGCAAGCTTTAGAGAACAAAGGCTTCCTGCCCCTTGGAAGCTTGCGGATGTGGTGCCTCTCCTAAAGCAAAAACCCGTGGAAGATGCTACTAAGCACCTGCATCCTATCTCTTTGACGCCCGCTATCTCTAAGGTTGCGGAAGATTTTGTGGTACTCAGATACGTCGGTCCAGCGGTGTTGCATATTATAGACCCGAACCAATACGGCAGTATTCCAATATCCTCCACCTTGTACGCTTTGATATCCATGGTACATAACTGGTCACAAGCCAATGACACCACGGGTGCGGTTGTTAGAGTGGTACTTTTCGACTATTGTAAGGCTTTCGATCTTATTGATCACAATCTGTTGGACAGAAAGATCGAAGCCTTGGATATGCTACGGTGGGTTCGCGTTTGGGTGCTGGACTTTCTGTCAGACAGGAAACAACGTGTCAAGCTGTCATCAGACTGCCGGTCAGAGTGGAGCCTAGTCCCTGCCGCGGTGCCACAGGGGACCAAGCTTGGTCCCTGGTTGTTCTTATTAATGATCAACGATCTTGAGGTCGACGCGCTCTCTTGGAAGTACGTAGACGACACGACTATCGCCAAAACGATACGGCAAGGTTCGACTAGTGATGTACAAAGCGCAGTTTCCGCTGTTGAGGTGTGGTCGATCGAAAACAGGATGGAACTGAACGCTGACAAATGCAAGGAGATGCGCATTGACTTTAAAAGGAACACTCACAATTTTTCACCAATTGTGATAAATGGCAAGGAACTAACAGTATCAAACAGTGTAAAAATCCTAGGAGTCACTGTTAGTTCAGATTTAAAATGAAACGAACAAATCTTAGAGTGCATTAAGAAAGCGAACAAGTGCCTTTATTTCATTGTTCTTCTAAAGTGCGCCAACGTTCCACTGAGCGACATTGTAAACTTTTTACTGCACCACGATTAGACCTGTTTTAGAGTACTGTGCACCATCATGCGCTTCCACAGTATCTTAGTGATGACATCGAACGAGTGCAAAAGAGAGTGCTCTCCATCATTTGTCCTTATGCGTCGTATTCAGAATGTTTGGTCAGGTTCGATTTAGTAACCTTGCACAGTAGACGCGTAGCTCTGTGTAGTAAGCTTTTCGAGTCTATTACGTCATGCCGGGATCACAAACTTTTGCCTGTCTTACCTCCTAAGAGAGAACACAGATATAATCTAAGACAGTCCAGGGCTTATGCCATGCCCCGTACACATACAAATCGTTTTAAGAACACTCTTATTCCAAGTATGTGTACATAATTTTTTAGACTAGTTTGTACATAGTTATATATAGAGAGTTTTTCAAACCTTTATAGAAATGtttattgttataattttaactaatattatatttttagaaTTTAGTTAATCTTAATTTTAAGTAATTGTAACGCAATTCAGTCTACGGACCGCTATGTTCGATATTTTAAtgaaactatctatctatctatctatctatgtaTCTGTGTTGTCATCTCCTTTTTGCCGCTAATATGAATCTTTTTAGCACATCCACCAAAGTAGAACGTCCTTTTTTGTTCATTGTACGTACTGTAGTAATATCCTTTAGAAGTTAGAAAGCGACAAACTTTTCTTGCAGATACAGCAATTGTAGAAATCCTGTCTTCTTTGCTCTTGTGGGGCCTCCCTTGCCTTCTTTAACGTAACTTCCATGACGTCCTCTGTTAAACAATGGCTGAATAGGTTTTATCTTAGCTGTTAAACCTTTGTATGTCTTGTATGTTCCAGGAAAATCATCACTGATTAATCTTCAAGCACTTGTAGGAGAAATGTAGCGCATTTCAGCTACTTTACGAAGAGAAAACCTTTCAAtgtgagataaaaaaaaatatgctCGCGCCCTTGTCACACTATCAATGGCAGCAAGCAAAACCATACTTCAGATTATAATACTCTTATTAGCTATTAAATATCTAAATCTACACAATTTCCCTTCTTTTATTATTGTGGATATAtaccaaaaaaaattcgaaGATAGTACATCAAACTCAGTTACGAATAAAATGTTTACGCAATGCTATCCTACCGGTTATGGTCACTGTAAAGTTGTGTCACTTATGACCTTATCAGCACGTCctataaatagtttaaattcctcacaaatacagtctgtgacaaaattcgttggaacagtacacgactatacagatctgaagcttttgTGGCTCACTctccctcacaatgttgttttaatgcGAGTCTCTGAgcccatttgccaaaacaacattgtgggaggacaaggtattgtaaagtgtttcaacaattttgtccgagattgtggCTACtgcaaatttagatttggcTAGTGAAAGAAGACCTGATACTAGCCACTAGGCTAGTGAGCTAAAAAGTGTCTTGAGCCCTGAGAGCTATTGTCATTTTTACACcactggtagttgtagtcaaatgacgccatcatgaaatttgcataattattcgTGAAATTCGTTACAATCAATCATGCACATCATAACCTGCATTTTTGGACATTACGGCTCTTTGCATACAAGTATAATAAGACAAATTTTTAGTGTTAAGAGGTGTAATGTGGGAAAAATAATATTGGAAGTGGTTTATTTTCTGAAAATCATTAATTATTGTTTCAATTCCAAGCAATGTGACCACTAACAGCATGCTACCAACTTTGTGTCCACGTCTACTGTATGTCATGACAAGAgtgaggacaatgtgcgagACAGCGAGCCATGCAAGCCAACATGGTGAGCCAACTGCCAGTAAACATGTGAGCAATGCGAGTGAGCAATgcaagtcaacatgcgagtcaacatgcgagtcacacagttattgaaagctaactgttttaaaatgggtcCTTAGACTTAAtcactgtttatcagcgctgtttgaaaaattaatattatggGTGTTTAGACTTGAATGCAAGACTAGCAGAGCCCGCATGACTCACTGGCTCGCGGATTGTCCAGCAACCCCCTTATGACAACAATGTCATTGTTTCTATGCAGAGACCTATCACCAAGTTAAACACAACCACACTTGGTTGTTAAATTAACAACCACACTGTTGCAGCtatttaaaaatataacatGATATGGAATGATACCTTCTGCAGGGCTGGTAATGTCTCATTAATGATAACATCCAGTGATGAAGCAAACTCCATATCATGAACCTACAGTAAACGGGAAAAACATTCAGTATAGCACATTAGCACACAGATGATGTCACTTAAATTATAATGTCAATTAAATGTCTGTTCAAGGTTTACTTAAATAAAGAGCCATTATTAATAAGCAGGAGTTTCAACAAGGTTTGAAGCAGTTGAGCATATGGGTGTAACACCCAGGCAAAGTATTTGGAAGGCCGTGTGGGCCTTCCCTCCAAGAGGGGTCCGGAGGCATGATCTCCCAGAAGATTTTGAAACTCTTAAGTTGCAGAGATACAGTGTATGTTTGCCTGCATTCTGAAGTCCATAGCAATATTCTTCAACCACAGAAAAATCACACCTTTGTTAGACAATTTAATGATTTGATACCAATATCCACAAGTTTAAAGAAGATTAATTCATTAAGCGTGACACAAAAAAGTGCACTCTTCTCAGCAGGAGGCAATTCGACTCACAAAGAAAAGTAATCAGCAATCGACGGTGATCTTTTCTTGGCCACTATTTCAAAGAACACAACACTGGGAAATTTAAGATGATCTTTTATGGATCGCAATTCTTTTCACAATGCAGACCGGATAACTCAGAACACTCACCTCAGAGTGAGCGAAAGCGGTTTTGTAAGTGTTGGCATAACCCTATTCCTAAACCCAAAAGATAACTCTTACATTGCCCTCCACCTCTTTTCAACAATCTGAGGTTATCACAGAACTAAAAACATGTTACACATGTACATTACAGTACAGTACTTTttgtttatacatgtacacCCATGGGAAAAATAATGAGGGCAGCATTCAAGACTATACAAAGACACAAGGGGCACTTTCCATTAGACCAGAACATCAGTTAAActtttttagataattttatGTGGCAAGTGGAACTGTTACAGTGTTTTCCTGGTGGCCACTTAAAACCAAACACATTCAAGAAGCATTGCCCCAAAATGTAAGCAACCATTGCACTTGaaaaggaatgaatcaatgggATGTGATTTGCATTTGTTTTGGAATTATGGGACTTTACGACCACTTCGCGAGGTATACccaaatttccattttttttccattcctGTTCCATTCAATTCCTTacccttttttaaatttttggtcAACTGGAAAGTGCCCAGGATGAGATGAATTCTGTAGTTCCAGAACAAAATAGATGTACCTTACaacatggtacatgtacatgtacatattctCTGTACCTGAATTATGTCAATGTAATCTAAACCCAGGCGCTTTAAGCTTTCATCTACACTTTGCAATGTCTGTTCAGCGGAGAAATCAAACATCTTCTGAACTTCTGGTTGATACCGACATACCTATATGtattaaataaatacaaaagataGTCTGATAAGCTCAG
This window harbors:
- the LOC138052841 gene encoding uncharacterized protein isoform X1, whose product is MNELPATFVEGFHDLEAVKKMKYQSLGRTGLTVSKLSFGASSLGSVFRETNDAESIRVVYHAIKSGINYIDVAPWYGHGKAETVLGKALRDVPRQAYYIATKVCRYQPEVQKMFDFSAEQTLQSVDESLKRLGLDYIDIIQVHDMEFASSLDVIINETLPALQKMKDKGKVKFIGITGYPLVNFQTVVERSTVRIDTVLSYCRCCLHDTELLDYKEFFKERGIGVVNASPISMGLLSSRGPPAWHPAGEMVRSKCKEAADYCQKQGVDISKLALHFTLGMEDIPTTLVSTASIQNLQKNIDAVSETLTEEERNCMEFIRDNIFKPVGNLSWEGVEVAKYWRKIKELQAKTSPV
- the LOC138052841 gene encoding uncharacterized protein isoform X2; this translates as MNELPATFVEGFHDLEAVKKMKYQSLGRTGLTVSKLSFGASSLGSVFRETNDAESIRVVYHAIKSGINYIDVAPWYGHGKAETVLGKALRDVPRQAYYIATKVCRYQPEVQKMFDFSAEQTLQSVDESLKRLGLDYIDIIQVHDMEFASSLDVIINETLPALQKMKDKGKVKFIGITGYPLVNFQTVVERSTVRIDTVLSYCRCCLHDTELLDYKEFFKERGIGVVNASPISMGLLSSRGPPAWHPAGEMVRSKCKEAADYCQKQGVDISKLALHFTLGMEDIPTTLVSTASIQNLQKNIDAVSETLTEEERNCMEFIRDKIS